The following coding sequences are from one Clostridioides difficile ATCC 9689 = DSM 1296 window:
- a CDS encoding Rpn family recombination-promoting nuclease/putative transposase, protein MKEKLEEKSKIIKTSKEYKRTIIEEKDREWTKKLNDILSRGDFSNEKLDKIKDLIPKEILTSENVGEVVTEDGYAKPEYDEVFKSLFTLNNDYDLLANFINDILKDAPYANRNIKQFTQIKRIIKVETDPTINYIGEKRPRLDILAEDEERNHINIEMQRALEEDYLERAEYYLSRVHGRKLEEGKEYKEIGKTVGIHILNHVKYNHIEDYVNCLRLTMDGHPDIFSSKTALYFIELPKIRKSSCIANRVLIWGKLIDNPSHIDIRILSKTDYVIKRALDRLKELGSNEDYLLNLKRGAYIMNKSRNFKEEIFQEGIEKGIEKGIAKGKREEKFNIIIKLKNKGYNLSEICDIIDDLNKSEVEKVYNQN, encoded by the coding sequence ATGAAAGAAAAATTAGAAGAAAAATCTAAGATTATTAAAACATCAAAAGAGTATAAACGAACTATAATTGAAGAAAAGGACAGAGAATGGACCAAAAAATTAAATGACATACTTAGTAGAGGTGATTTTTCTAATGAAAAATTAGATAAAATCAAGGATTTAATTCCAAAAGAAATATTGACTAGTGAAAATGTTGGAGAAGTTGTAACTGAAGATGGGTATGCTAAGCCTGAGTATGATGAGGTATTTAAATCATTGTTTACTTTAAATAATGATTACGATTTACTTGCAAATTTTATAAATGATATCCTCAAAGATGCTCCATATGCTAATAGGAATATCAAACAGTTCACTCAAATAAAAAGAATAATTAAGGTTGAAACCGACCCAACAATTAATTACATTGGTGAGAAAAGACCTAGACTTGATATTTTGGCTGAAGATGAAGAACGTAACCATATAAATATTGAGATGCAAAGAGCTCTTGAAGAGGATTATTTGGAAAGAGCTGAATATTATCTTAGTCGTGTACATGGTAGAAAGTTAGAAGAAGGTAAAGAATATAAAGAAATTGGAAAAACTGTTGGAATACATATACTAAATCATGTAAAATATAATCACATAGAAGATTATGTAAATTGCCTGAGATTAACAATGGACGGGCATCCAGATATTTTTTCTAGTAAAACTGCATTATATTTTATAGAACTTCCAAAAATTCGTAAATCCAGTTGTATAGCAAACAGAGTTCTAATATGGGGTAAACTTATTGATAATCCTTCTCATATAGATATTAGAATACTATCTAAAACGGATTATGTTATTAAAAGAGCACTTGATAGATTAAAAGAATTAGGTAGTAATGAGGACTATTTATTAAATTTAAAGAGAGGTGCGTATATTATGAATAAAAGTAGAAATTTTAAAGAAGAAATTTTTCAAGAAGGTATTGAAAAAGGTATCGAAAAAGGTATTGCAAAAGGGAAAAGAGAAGAGAAATTTAATATCATCATAAAATTAAAAAATAAAGGATACAATTTGAGTGAAATATGCGATATTATAGATGATTTGAATAAATCAGAGGTTGAAAAAGTCTATAATCAAAACTAA
- a CDS encoding DUF3841 domain-containing protein, whose translation MKFYTIQTLEFWNNNKNNKYLSNDYSFILEDFDIPYKWMYSQMTNRIYEFDDSMIWVWTKRPDLRCSGYLEKGKKGVLLEIEISEDNVLLSEFDLWHLPLMDIAVELYEDEQIEKKVSWERIFDLELCSKLNEVNIEDLTLQGVTSKVPLSNVKLIKEFVAK comes from the coding sequence ATGAAATTTTATACTATACAGACTTTAGAATTTTGGAATAACAATAAAAACAATAAATATCTATCAAATGATTATTCTTTTATATTAGAAGACTTTGATATTCCATACAAATGGATGTATAGTCAAATGACAAATAGAATATATGAATTTGATGATAGTATGATATGGGTTTGGACGAAGAGACCTGATTTAAGATGTAGTGGTTATTTAGAAAAAGGAAAAAAAGGTGTTTTACTTGAAATAGAAATAAGTGAAGACAATGTGTTATTATCAGAATTTGATTTATGGCATTTACCTTTAATGGATATTGCTGTAGAGCTTTATGAAGATGAACAAATTGAAAAGAAGGTAAGTTGGGAAAGAATATTTGACTTAGAACTGTGTTCAAAATTAAATGAAGTTAATATAGAAGATTTGACATTGCAAGGAGTGACATCTAAAGTGCCTCTATCTAATGTAAAATTAATAAAAGAATTTGTTGCAAAATAA
- a CDS encoding helix-turn-helix transcriptional regulator codes for MSVLLKTKIKSYREKNLMTQGELAKSVGVRRETIVHLENGRYNPSLKLAMDIAKVFDTTVEELFEFIEENNI; via the coding sequence GTGTCAGTATTACTAAAGACAAAAATTAAATCCTATAGAGAAAAGAACCTTATGACACAAGGTGAACTTGCAAAGTCAGTAGGAGTAAGACGTGAAACTATTGTACATTTAGAAAATGGTCGCTACAATCCTTCTTTAAAACTGGCAATGGATATTGCTAAGGTATTTGATACAACTGTAGAAGAGTTGTTTGAATTTATTGAAGAAAATAATATTTAA
- a CDS encoding response regulator transcription factor, protein MDILLVEDDKNIREMVYDFLISENYSVKTAIDGNTAIEIFKNYSFDIILLDLMLPKSSGFEVLKYIRSVSVVPVIITTAKDSDTDKMLGLNLGADDYITKPFSIVELLARIKANIRRATVYSSSRNSQDMVIQYKDLIINISKYVVSKSGIALNLTHTEFEIVKLLATNQGRAFSKEQLYNAIWKEPYYGNENVLNTHINRLRNKLSDGMEKNNYIKTLWGIGYKMEEE, encoded by the coding sequence ATGGACATCTTATTGGTTGAAGATGATAAGAATATTCGAGAAATGGTATACGATTTTCTGATTAGTGAGAATTACTCTGTTAAAACTGCCATTGATGGAAATACAGCTATTGAAATATTTAAAAATTATTCATTTGATATTATTTTACTGGACTTGATGTTACCAAAGTCTAGTGGTTTTGAAGTATTAAAATATATACGAAGTGTGAGTGTTGTTCCTGTTATTATTACTACTGCGAAAGATAGTGACACAGATAAAATGCTAGGGCTTAATCTTGGTGCAGATGATTATATTACAAAGCCTTTTTCAATCGTAGAATTGCTTGCAAGAATTAAAGCTAATATTAGACGTGCAACAGTGTACAGCAGTTCAAGAAACTCTCAAGATATGGTTATTCAGTATAAAGATTTGATTATAAACATATCAAAATATGTAGTTTCAAAGAGTGGAATTGCCTTGAACTTAACACATACAGAATTTGAAATTGTTAAATTACTAGCGACTAATCAAGGACGTGCTTTTTCAAAGGAACAATTATACAACGCTATTTGGAAAGAACCTTATTATGGAAATGAAAATGTGCTAAATACTCATATTAACAGGTTAAGAAATAAATTGTCTGATGGTATGGAAAAAAATAATTATATTAAAACTCTTTGGGGAATTGGCTACAAAATGGAGGAAGAATAA
- a CDS encoding sensor histidine kinase encodes MELFLVVISIVLFALYLKERNKSKKMESDYKYINSRLRDITNDDEINYILVPSDISIVKETAVDINKLLEKFYSRQINYNRSEKAILQIFTNISHDLRTPITVLKGYIEMLYLQSQKEELSSSMRATVEKMQTNSNELVNSINNLFNMAKIQSGDMILNLQKSNLTQLCHEIILEFYDLLDKENFNVEVNIEDRPIYANVDTEALQRILKNLIDNAIKYGSDGRFLGISLYEKEKHVFIDIEDKGSGISETEKEHIFTRAYTADRKKGNGLGLAISQGLANSMGGSIYVNSRPNVKTVFTVKLKS; translated from the coding sequence ATGGAGTTATTTTTAGTTGTAATTTCTATTGTACTATTTGCTCTCTACTTAAAAGAACGAAATAAATCAAAGAAAATGGAAAGTGATTATAAGTATATCAATTCAAGACTTCGTGACATAACAAATGATGATGAAATTAATTATATTTTAGTACCATCTGATATTTCGATTGTAAAAGAAACGGCAGTAGATATAAATAAACTTCTTGAAAAGTTTTACAGTAGGCAAATTAATTATAATAGAAGTGAAAAAGCGATATTGCAAATATTTACAAACATATCACACGATTTACGAACTCCCATCACAGTATTAAAGGGTTATATTGAAATGCTATATCTTCAAAGTCAAAAAGAAGAATTATCTTCTTCAATGAGAGCAACTGTGGAAAAAATGCAAACAAATTCAAATGAGCTTGTTAATTCAATAAATAACCTGTTTAATATGGCAAAAATCCAATCTGGAGATATGATATTAAATCTTCAAAAATCCAATCTAACACAATTATGTCATGAGATTATTTTAGAGTTTTATGATTTGCTAGATAAAGAAAACTTTAATGTTGAAGTTAATATTGAAGATAGACCTATATATGCAAATGTTGACACAGAAGCATTACAACGTATACTCAAAAATTTAATTGATAATGCTATAAAATATGGTTCAGATGGTAGATTTTTAGGGATTTCACTATATGAAAAGGAAAAACATGTTTTTATAGATATTGAGGATAAAGGTTCAGGTATTTCTGAAACTGAAAAAGAGCATATTTTCACAAGAGCTTATACTGCTGACAGAAAAAAAGGCAATGGTTTAGGTTTGGCTATTTCTCAAGGGCTTGCAAACTCTATGGGAGGTTCAATTTATGTAAATAGTAGACCTAATGTAAAAACAGTTTTTACAGTAAAATTGAAAAGTTAG
- a CDS encoding ABC transporter ATP-binding protein translates to MNYIIETHQLKKIYKDKAVVNAVNIHVKKGEIYGFVGPNGAGKSTVMKMLLNLVKLNSGEIVMFGKKVAETDFEILKKIGTIIENPYFYENLTAKQNLDLHCEYMGYYNKEHISEVLECVGLSKQSNKKVSKYSLGMKQRLAIARAILTKPELLILDEPINALDPEGIREMRELFRKLNTDYGITIFISSHILSEVEQIADTIGIIQDGKLIKEISMSDIHKYQTDYVEVDVDNVELAGYLLEKEFGIKDFKITSESCIEIYDLRKDVKEISKIFIQNQIGINSIGRKQSSLEDYFFQTTGTGGKETL, encoded by the coding sequence ATGAACTATATCATAGAGACCCATCAATTAAAGAAAATATATAAAGATAAAGCTGTTGTTAATGCTGTTAATATTCATGTGAAAAAAGGAGAAATTTATGGATTTGTTGGACCAAACGGGGCAGGTAAAAGTACAGTAATGAAAATGTTGCTAAATCTTGTTAAGCTAAATTCTGGAGAAATAGTTATGTTCGGTAAGAAAGTGGCAGAAACTGATTTTGAAATATTAAAAAAGATTGGTACTATTATTGAAAATCCTTATTTCTATGAGAATTTGACTGCTAAACAGAATCTTGATTTACACTGTGAATATATGGGTTATTATAACAAAGAACATATATCAGAGGTATTGGAATGTGTCGGATTGTCAAAGCAATCAAACAAGAAAGTTTCAAAATATTCTTTAGGGATGAAACAACGTCTTGCAATAGCTAGAGCAATTCTTACTAAACCAGAATTATTGATTCTTGATGAACCTATAAATGCACTCGACCCAGAGGGGATAAGAGAAATGCGAGAATTATTCCGTAAGTTAAATACAGATTATGGAATAACTATATTTATTTCTAGTCATATTCTTTCAGAGGTAGAACAAATTGCGGACACTATTGGAATTATTCAAGATGGTAAACTTATTAAAGAAATTTCTATGTCAGATATACACAAATATCAAACAGATTATGTTGAAGTAGATGTAGATAATGTGGAACTTGCTGGATACTTGTTAGAAAAAGAATTTGGAATAAAAGACTTTAAAATTACTTCGGAAAGTTGTATTGAAATATATGATTTACGAAAAGATGTAAAAGAAATATCCAAAATATTTATTCAAAATCAAATTGGTATAAATAGCATTGGACGTAAACAAAGTTCTTTAGAAGATTACTTCTTCCAAACTACAGGTACAGGAGGTAAAGAAACACTATGA
- a CDS encoding ABC transporter permease subunit, with translation MIHLMKLELKKVGLKRYFLFSMLGIFLCMFFVFTGLNDKSTSIYDYDVTFRTISLFFCFYYIILFAVLNVAYIINEYTNKTILILFSYPLDRKKLILSKLLLITTLMISSMIVGYICCFTFVVVLDKYFNLVIGDFHISILSYWIPGAIKSIIVFCSLGIWTLVVGMIRKSIPVTLVSSIIFINLRQFILAGTNTTQDSLISVFIIVGITVIGIYYILNHKVTEID, from the coding sequence ATGATACATTTAATGAAACTAGAGCTAAAAAAAGTTGGGCTAAAAAGATATTTTTTATTTTCAATGCTGGGGATTTTCTTATGTATGTTTTTTGTCTTTACTGGATTGAATGATAAATCTACTTCAATATATGATTATGATGTTACATTTAGGACAATCAGTTTATTTTTCTGTTTTTACTATATTATATTATTTGCTGTGTTGAATGTGGCATATATAATAAATGAATATACAAATAAAACAATCTTGATTTTATTCTCTTATCCACTTGACCGTAAAAAACTTATTTTATCAAAGTTACTTTTGATTACGACTCTTATGATATCATCAATGATAGTTGGATATATCTGTTGTTTTACATTCGTTGTTGTGTTGGATAAGTATTTTAATTTAGTTATTGGAGATTTTCATATTTCAATTTTATCTTATTGGATACCAGGAGCAATTAAAAGTATTATTGTATTTTGCTCATTAGGTATATGGACATTAGTTGTTGGAATGATAAGAAAATCAATACCTGTTACCCTTGTCAGTTCAATTATTTTTATCAATTTAAGACAATTTATTTTAGCTGGTACAAATACAACTCAAGACAGTTTGATTTCTGTTTTTATTATAGTTGGTATAACTGTGATTGGTATATATTATATACTAAATCATAAAGTTACTGAAATTGACTAG
- a CDS encoding Fic family protein encodes MNNSFLDKLIETKELKNSLYNVLKHNFLYHSNKIEGSTFTTEALALLLDKNVVTGKHTLDDVQETVNSSYVFDTIIDSLKEKITHNFLRNLHSSLIFNTTLNSRGMSGIYKTIPNMILGTDVSIAQPFEVEPKLDELIEWYYSQSEVSIKVIAEFHYRFELIHPFQDGNGRIGRFVMLKQMLENNLPIKIVSWDSEDLYRNSLNSCSLGNYVPLIEYLSSLEDFREVYKMLWK; translated from the coding sequence ATGAACAATTCCTTTTTAGATAAATTGATTGAGACAAAAGAACTTAAAAATTCACTTTATAATGTGTTAAAACACAATTTTCTTTATCATTCTAATAAGATAGAGGGCAGTACTTTTACTACTGAAGCATTAGCACTTTTACTCGATAAGAATGTTGTTACAGGAAAACATACTTTAGATGATGTACAAGAAACTGTTAATTCTAGTTATGTATTTGATACAATAATTGACTCACTGAAAGAGAAAATAACACATAATTTCTTAAGGAATCTACATTCAAGTTTAATCTTCAATACAACCCTAAATTCCAGGGGGATGTCTGGTATATATAAAACTATACCCAATATGATACTAGGAACTGATGTAAGCATAGCACAACCATTTGAAGTTGAGCCAAAGCTTGATGAATTAATTGAATGGTACTATAGTCAGAGTGAAGTATCTATTAAAGTTATAGCTGAATTTCATTATAGATTTGAATTGATACATCCATTTCAAGATGGTAATGGGCGCATAGGTAGATTTGTTATGCTAAAACAGATGTTAGAAAATAATCTTCCTATAAAAATTGTATCTTGGGATAGTGAGGACTTGTATAGAAACTCCTTAAATTCTTGTAGTTTAGGTAATTATGTCCCTTTAATCGAATATTTATCAAGTTTAGAAGATTTTAGAGAAGTATATAAAATGTTATGGAAATAA
- a CDS encoding GntR family transcriptional regulator, whose protein sequence is MKVKSNLDEILYHKIIESLIRGEYSVGQKILLNDLCEKFEVSRTPVVQAVKMLNKDGVLTIMTNGKVYVPEYEYDMVKQVCETRTLIETYALEKMMQEEEEVFQQKLDVIKRYSDKCEEYYRQEKSVELALADLELHKAIVEGANNEILNDVYVGIQGRFIVVNYLIRPLKNRNYEGTVQDHFEILKFIEDRDTKKAVDKLRNHIQGTIKRFCEDE, encoded by the coding sequence GTGAAAGTAAAGTCAAATTTAGATGAAATTTTATATCATAAGATTATTGAAAGTCTTATTCGTGGTGAATACTCTGTAGGTCAAAAAATATTACTAAATGACCTTTGTGAAAAATTTGAAGTAAGCAGAACACCAGTTGTACAAGCAGTAAAAATGCTAAATAAAGATGGAGTGCTTACTATTATGACAAATGGTAAAGTGTACGTACCAGAGTATGAATATGATATGGTAAAACAAGTTTGTGAAACGAGAACACTGATTGAAACATATGCTTTAGAAAAAATGATGCAAGAAGAGGAAGAGGTTTTTCAACAAAAGCTAGATGTAATAAAAAGATACTCTGATAAATGCGAGGAGTACTATCGTCAAGAAAAATCTGTAGAACTTGCACTAGCAGATTTGGAATTACATAAAGCCATTGTAGAAGGGGCAAATAATGAGATTTTAAATGATGTATATGTTGGTATACAAGGAAGATTTATAGTAGTGAACTATTTAATTCGACCATTAAAAAATCGTAATTATGAAGGAACAGTACAAGACCATTTTGAAATATTAAAATTCATTGAAGACAGAGATACAAAAAAAGCAGTAGATAAACTAAGAAATCATATTCAAGGAACTATTAAAAGATTCTGTGAAGATGAATAA
- a CDS encoding alpha/beta hydrolase family protein — MKKITKERIENTMKKLFTSETFLEYQFISDCQISPNGGYTAFIVKKADIKENGYTSQVYILNNKTGELKQITSINSVGAYAWEDENTILFPALRNEKVKDAVKNGKQCMSYYALSLNGGEAEELFRLPIKGGKLNPIGKGLYAVVDSYDNDRPIVEGLPEEEQQKKINAYNKRHYEHFKEIPYAVNGEGYISRKRKRLYVYDSNINELKAITAPMFNVVGMKISDGKILYIGQEFKDVKGLKNGVYVFDTNTNTNVCILEKDKYIIKGFELYQNQVILNLTDALSYGNGENGDFYTIDIDTKEMKLLSGHQHHCIGNTVTSDVKMGAGQTTKVDGEYIYYTSTVDMDCIIERIHIPTGKQEKVTQTGSVDFIDVKDGNIVCVGCLGNGLPEVYTVENGTLCKKTHLNDHILEEYKISVPEYIESKGSSKWEIQGYVYKPVDYEVGKKYPAVLAIHGGPRLTYGPYFMNEIQVFTSAGYFVFFCNPRGSEGRGNAFADIRKQFGDIDYIDFMEFTDTVLEKYTDIDKTKLAVEGGSYGGFMTNWIIGHTNRFAVACAQRSIANWSGMEGTTDIGYYFCKGQTGASHMENHELQWKQSPLAYADKCVTPTLFLHGEKDYRCYMQEAFQMFSALKIHGCPTKLCLFEGENHELSRSGRPKQKLQRLVEMLDWFSVYIKKDNIGQ; from the coding sequence TTGAAAAAAATTACTAAAGAAAGGATAGAAAATACTATGAAAAAGCTATTTACGAGTGAAACATTTTTGGAATATCAATTTATAAGTGATTGCCAAATATCACCAAATGGAGGATATACAGCATTTATTGTAAAAAAAGCTGATATCAAAGAGAATGGTTACACAAGCCAAGTTTATATATTAAACAATAAAACTGGCGAATTAAAACAAATAACGTCTATAAACTCTGTTGGAGCATATGCCTGGGAAGATGAAAATACTATCTTGTTCCCTGCTTTGCGAAATGAAAAAGTAAAAGATGCTGTCAAAAACGGTAAGCAATGCATGAGTTACTATGCTTTATCTTTAAATGGTGGAGAAGCAGAAGAACTTTTTAGACTCCCTATCAAAGGTGGTAAATTGAATCCTATAGGAAAAGGTTTGTATGCAGTTGTTGATTCTTATGACAATGACCGACCTATTGTAGAGGGATTGCCAGAAGAAGAACAACAGAAAAAAATAAATGCTTATAACAAAAGACATTATGAACATTTCAAAGAAATTCCTTATGCTGTCAATGGGGAGGGATATATTAGCAGAAAAAGAAAACGCCTATATGTATACGACAGTAATATAAATGAGTTGAAGGCAATTACAGCACCTATGTTTAATGTTGTAGGTATGAAAATAAGTGATGGAAAAATCTTATATATAGGGCAAGAGTTTAAAGATGTAAAAGGTTTGAAAAATGGGGTCTATGTATTTGATACAAACACAAACACAAATGTCTGTATATTAGAAAAAGATAAGTATATTATAAAAGGTTTTGAATTATATCAAAATCAAGTGATACTAAACCTAACTGATGCTTTATCTTATGGAAATGGAGAAAATGGAGATTTTTATACTATTGATATTGATACGAAAGAAATGAAACTTCTTTCAGGGCATCAACATCATTGTATTGGAAATACAGTAACATCTGATGTTAAAATGGGTGCTGGTCAGACAACAAAGGTAGATGGAGAATATATTTATTACACTTCTACAGTAGATATGGACTGCATTATTGAAAGAATACATATTCCAACAGGAAAACAGGAAAAAGTAACACAGACAGGTTCAGTTGATTTTATAGATGTAAAAGATGGCAATATTGTATGTGTGGGTTGTTTAGGAAATGGATTACCAGAAGTTTATACAGTAGAGAATGGAACATTGTGTAAGAAAACACATTTAAATGACCATATTTTAGAGGAATATAAAATTTCTGTGCCAGAATACATAGAGTCAAAAGGAAGTTCTAAATGGGAAATACAAGGATACGTATATAAACCAGTAGATTATGAGGTGGGGAAAAAATATCCAGCTGTATTGGCGATTCATGGAGGACCAAGATTGACATATGGACCATATTTTATGAATGAGATACAGGTATTTACAAGTGCAGGTTACTTTGTATTCTTCTGTAACCCAAGGGGGTCTGAAGGTCGTGGCAATGCTTTTGCAGATATTAGGAAACAGTTTGGAGATATTGATTATATAGATTTTATGGAATTTACAGATACTGTACTTGAAAAATATACAGACATTGATAAAACAAAATTGGCTGTTGAAGGTGGAAGTTATGGTGGATTTATGACGAATTGGATAATTGGTCATACAAACCGTTTTGCTGTTGCTTGTGCTCAGCGTTCTATTGCAAACTGGAGTGGCATGGAGGGTACAACAGATATTGGTTATTATTTCTGCAAAGGACAAACAGGTGCTTCTCATATGGAAAACCACGAGCTTCAATGGAAACAGTCACCTCTTGCTTATGCTGATAAATGTGTTACACCGACTTTATTTTTACATGGTGAAAAAGACTATAGATGCTATATGCAAGAAGCATTCCAGATGTTTTCAGCATTGAAAATTCATGGGTGTCCTACAAAACTTTGTCTATTTGAAGGAGAAAACCATGAACTGTCTCGTTCTGGTAGACCAAAACAAAAGCTACAAAGATTAGTTGAAATGCTAGATTGGTTTTCGGTATATATAAAAAAAGATAACATAGGACAGTAG